The Microbacterium esteraromaticum genome contains the following window.
CCGGCGCGCTCGAGATGGCCACGCGCGACCAGATAGCGCGGCGACTCGGGCAACCGCAGGGCCATGAGTCCGTAGACGAGGGCTGGGATCGCCTCGGCCATGAACATCCATCGCCACGCCTGCAGGCCCCACAACGAACCGGCTGCTCCCCCGGCGAAGTTGGCGAGCATCGCATCCGACAGCAGTGCGACGAAGATGCCCGTCACGATCGCGAGCTGCTGCAGCGAGCCGAGGCGGCCGCGCACCCGTGCCGGTGACACCTCGGCGATGTACGCCGGCGCGATCACCGACGCCGCACCCACACCCAGGCCGCCGATCACGCGCCAGACGATCAGATCGATCACGCCGAACGCCAGGCCGGATCCGATGGCCGAGATGAAGAACAACACCGCCGCGGTGACCATCGTCGGCACGCGGCCGAGCCTGTTTGCGAGGGGTCCTGCAAACCAGGCACCCAGCGCGCAACCGATCAACGCCGACGATACGGCGAAGCCCTTCAGCGCGACACCGAGCTCGAAGGCGTCAGACAGGGCATCCACGGCGCCGTTGATCACGGCCGTGTCGAATCCGAACAGGAATCCACCGAGCGCGGCGGCGATACTGACGCCGATCACACGGCCGTGGATCGCGCCAGGTTGCCTTGCGTGCGGTTGCCTTGCGTCAGCCATCATTCCCCCCGGTGCGATCGACAGTATGCAGGTGCCCGGATACTATCCGAGCCGACCCGCTCACGGAAGAGCGTTCTCGGGGGGGGCGATGCGTCAGCGGCTGCCGTACTCCTCTTCGCCGAGCTCGGCGAGAATCCGATTCAGGTCCTGGATCGAGGCGAACTCGATCTTGATCTGCCCCTTGCGCGCACCCAACGCGATCTGCACGCGGGTGTTCAGACGGTCACCAAGCTTGGTCGACACCTCGTCGAGGTATGCACGGCGGGCGCCGGCCTTCGGCTTGACGGAGCGCGCGGAATCGGTCGGAAGACTCTTAGCAGCCGCCTCGGTGGCGCGCACCGAGAGATCCTCGTTCACAACCTTGTCGGCCAGACGCTGCATCTGCTCAGGGTCGTCGACCGAGAGAATCGCGCGTGCGTGGCCGGCTGAGAGCACACCGGCAGCGACACGCTGCTGCACCGGCACGGGAAGACGCAGCAGACGGATGGTATTGCTGATCTGCGGGCGCGACCGACCGATGCGAGTGGCCAGCTCTTCCTGCGTGATCCCGAAATCCTCGAGCAGCTGCTGGTAGGCAGAGGCCTCTTCTAGCGGGTTGAGTTCCGACCGGTGCAGGTTCTCGAGCAGCGCGTCGCGCAGCAGATCCTCATCGGCAGTCTCACGCACGATCGCGGGGATCGCCTCGAGGCCGGCCTCGCGTGCGGCGCGCGTGCGCCGCTCCCCCATGATCAGCTCGTACTCGCCACCGCTGTTGCGGCGAACAACGACGGGCTGCAGAACGCCGAACTCCTTGACGCTGTGCACGAGCTCGGCGAGGTGGTCCTCGTCGAAGTGGGTGCGCGGCTGGCGGGGGTTGGGGACGATGAGCTTCGGGTCGACCTGGATCAGGCGGATGCCCGGGATCTCGGCGAGGGCGGCGTCGGCTTCTGTGGCGGTGTCGTCTGCAGCATCCGAGGTCTTGGCCGGACGCGCGGTCTTTGTCTTGGTCTTGGCGTCCGCGGTGTCGGGAGCGACCGTCTCGGTCGCGATCTTGACGTTGCCGGGGAAGAATACGTCGACCGGGCGTTCGGTCTGATCTGCTGTCGGAATGAGCGCGCCGATGCCCCGTCCGAGTCCAGTGCGTTTGGCCATCATGCTCCCTTGTTCTGAGCGGATTGCTGACCCCGCTGAGCGATTTCCACTGCTGCCTCCCGATACGCGACCGCGCCGGCAGATGTGCCGTCGTACGCGATGACGGTCTGTCCGAAGCTGGGAGCTTCTGAGACGCGCACCGACCGTGGGATCACGGCGTCGAGAATCTGCTGCGGGAAGTGAGCGCGCACCTCGTCGGAGACCTGCTGCGCCAGACGCGTGCGGGCGTCATACATCGTCAGGAGGATCGTCGAGAGGGTGAGTTCGGGGTTGAGGTGCTTCTGGATCATCTGGATGTTCCCGAGCAGCTGGCTCAGGCCCTCGAGCGCGTAGTACTCGCACTGGATCGGGATGAGCACCTCGGTCGCCGCGGTGAAGGCGTTGATCGTGAGGAGTCCGAGCGAAGGCGGGCAGTCGATGATCACGACGTCCTTCGGGTTCTCACGCAGGTAGATCTCGAGCGCACGACGCAGGCGGAACTCCCGCGCCACCTGCGAGACAAGTTCGATCTCAGCGCCGGCGAGATGAATGGTGCTCGGTGCGCAGAACAGGTTCGGCGACTCGGGGCTCGGCTGGACGATCTCGCCGAATGGCTGGTCGTTGATCAGCACGTCGTAGATGCTGGCGGTCTCGGCGGTGTGCGTCACGCTCAATGCCGTCGAGGCATTGCCCTGCGGGTCAAGGTCGATCACGAGGACCCTTGCGCCGAGCTCGGCAAGTGCGGATGCCAGGTTGACGGTCGTCGTCGTCTTTCCGACTCCGCCCTTCTGGTTCGACACCGTGAAGATTCGGGTGTCACCGTCGAAGGAGACCTTGACCTTGCTGAGGGCTTTGCGTCGGGAGGCCAGATCAGCCAGCTCCCGCGCGAGCGGGGTATCCATCCCGAGATCGGTGTTCGGCGATGCGTTGTCGGATGGTTTCACGTGAAACATCGACTCCTTTCGGGACCGTCATCCACTCTAACCGAGGCAACTGTCTGCGTCGGTCATTGAGCGCGGCTCCGCCCCCACTCCCCCGGTCATTGAGCGAGGACCGTTCACGTGAAACACCCACCCGGTCATTGAGCGAGGAGCGCAGCACCGAGACGAAATGAGCCTGCGCCCTCGGGGGATGTTCGCTTCGACTCGCTTCGCTCGCTCAACGTCCGAGTCCTCTTGCCCGGTCATTGAGCGAGGAGCGCAGCGACGAGACGAAATGCCAGGCTCCCGTTGCGATGCGTTTCGACTCGCTCCGCTCGCTCAACGTCCGAGTCCTCTCGCCCGGTCATTGAGCGAGGAGCGCAGCGACGAGACGAAATGCCAGGCTCCCGTTGCGATGCGTTTCGACTCGCTCCGCTCGCTCAACGACCGTGGACACCGCGCGTTTCACGTGAAACACCCACCCGGTCATTGAGCGAGGAGCGAAGCGACGAGACGACTGGCGACGCCCCTGCAGCCACCGTTTCACGTGAAACACTCCCTCGGTCATTGAGCGAGGCGCGCAGCGGCGAGACGAAATGAGCTGCACCGCCGTAGAGCGGACGTTTCGACTCGCTCCGCTCGCTCAACGGCCGTCGACACCTGCTGTTTCGCGTAAGACGCCAGCGGC
Protein-coding sequences here:
- a CDS encoding ParB/RepB/Spo0J family partition protein; its protein translation is MAKRTGLGRGIGALIPTADQTERPVDVFFPGNVKIATETVAPDTADAKTKTKTARPAKTSDAADDTATEADAALAEIPGIRLIQVDPKLIVPNPRQPRTHFDEDHLAELVHSVKEFGVLQPVVVRRNSGGEYELIMGERRTRAAREAGLEAIPAIVRETADEDLLRDALLENLHRSELNPLEEASAYQQLLEDFGITQEELATRIGRSRPQISNTIRLLRLPVPVQQRVAAGVLSAGHARAILSVDDPEQMQRLADKVVNEDLSVRATEAAAKSLPTDSARSVKPKAGARRAYLDEVSTKLGDRLNTRVQIALGARKGQIKIEFASIQDLNRILAELGEEEYGSR
- a CDS encoding ParA family protein — protein: MDTPLARELADLASRRKALSKVKVSFDGDTRIFTVSNQKGGVGKTTTTVNLASALAELGARVLVIDLDPQGNASTALSVTHTAETASIYDVLINDQPFGEIVQPSPESPNLFCAPSTIHLAGAEIELVSQVAREFRLRRALEIYLRENPKDVVIIDCPPSLGLLTINAFTAATEVLIPIQCEYYALEGLSQLLGNIQMIQKHLNPELTLSTILLTMYDARTRLAQQVSDEVRAHFPQQILDAVIPRSVRVSEAPSFGQTVIAYDGTSAGAVAYREAAVEIAQRGQQSAQNKGA